The following coding sequences are from one Neurospora crassa OR74A linkage group I, whole genome shotgun sequence window:
- a CDS encoding ubiquitin-conjugating enzyme E2Z, giving the protein MDQSVFRITKELSDLQKDSDLSLAVACRDVDVRNVKAMIIGPHETPYEFGFFEFAFVFNKDYPRRSPQVQATTTNDGRTRFNPNIYANGKVCLSILGTWRGERGEQWSAAQGLESILLSIQSLMSMNPYENEPGFEDAKEAQDQKNQKDYIQKIRHETIRISVVHRLEEYLGINPDGTFAPTSVSGEIASLGSGESDMDILDEESSVPFEPFKDLCKRRFLWYYDSYLAAVEKGKSEVKDNQSFVRMPFESLGNGMEGKFNYTELEKRLKVIKAALDAETEGWAAEGLQAKAQETTVAVNLQRQFEQVVEHFKRRDLAHSIELEDGNPFVWLVTYFGKPMTNLDGGLFRIRLCFSARFPEEQPRARFETKIFHHRIAADGTPCYFAPQNRREDVRTHLEAIIDALEEESPPYDPRTLVNPEAFKLFWGSADDRKMYNRRLRRSVQQSMEEF; this is encoded by the exons ATGGACCAATCTGTATTTCGCATCACCAAG GAGCTGAGCGACCTTCAGAAGGACTCTGACCTGT CTCTTGCTGTCGCCTGCCGCGATGTCGATGTTCGCAATGTCAAGGCAATGATCATCGGACCGCACGAGACACCCTACGAGTTCGGCTTCTTCGAG TTTGCTTTCGTCTTCAATAAGGATTATCCTAGGAGGTCACCTCAGGTTCAAGCTACAACCACGAACGACGGTCGCACCCGGTTCAACCCAAATATCTACGCCAATGGCAAAGTCTGCCT ATCGATATTGGG AACATGGCGCGGGGAGCGTGGAGAACAGTGGTCTGCTGCCCAAGGCCTCGAGTCCATTCTATTGTCCATCCAAAGCTTAATGTCCATGAACCCCTACGAAAATGAGCCGGGTTTTGAAGATGCAAAGGAGGCTCAAGACCAGAAGAACCAGAAGGATTACATACAAAAG ATTCGCCACGAGACGATCCGCATCTCTGTCGTCCATCGTCTGGAGGAGTACCTAGGCATCAACCCCGATGGCACATTTGCGCCAACAAGTGTCAGCGGGGAGATCGCTTCACTGGGCTCAGGTGAGAGCGACATGGATATTCTTGACGAGGAATCTAGCGTCCCATTCGAGCCTTTCAAAGACCTTTGCAAGCGACGATTTCTCTGGTATTACGACTCCTACTTGGCTGCCGTCGAGAAGGGCAAGTCAGAGGTTAAGGACAACCAGTCATTCGTCAGAATGCCCTTTGAAAGCCTTGGCAACGGCATGGAGGGTAAGTTTAATTACACGGAGCTGGAGAAGAGACTCAAGGTTATTAAGGCAGCCCTCGACGCCGAGACCGAGGGATGGGCCGCAGAAGGATTGCAAGCTAAGGCCCAGGAAACTACGGTCGCCGTCAACCTGCAGAGGCAGTTTGAGCAGGTTGTGGAGCACTTCAAACGCAGGGATCTGGCGCACAGCATCGAACTCGAAGACGGCAATCCCTTCGTCTGGCTAGTGACATACTTCGGTAAACCCATGACGAACCTGGACGGTGGCCTGTTCCGAATCAGGCTTTGCTTCAGTGCACGGTTTCCCGAGGAGCAACCTCGGGCAAGGTTCGAAACCAAGATCTTTCATCATCGTATTGCCGCGGACGGCACACCCTGCTACTTTGCGCCGCAGAACCGCCGTGAGGATGTCAGGACGCACCTCGAAGCCATCATTGATGCTCTTGAAGAGGAGAGTCCCCCTTATGATCCGCGAACTCTAGTCAACCCCGAGGCGTTCAAGTTGTTCTGGGGCTCAGCCGATGACCGAAAGATGTACAATCGGCGTCTTCGCCGGTCTGTTCAACAGTCAATGGA ggaatTCTAA
- a CDS encoding ubiquitin-conjugating enzyme E2Z, variant has protein sequence MDQSVFRITKELSDLQKDSDLSLAVACRDVDVRNVKAMIIGPHETPYEFGFFEFAFVFNKDYPRRSPQVQATTTNDGRTRFNPNIYANGKVCLSILGTWRGERGEQWSAAQGLESILLSIQSLMSMNPYENEPGFEDAKEAQDQKNQKDYIQKIRHETIRISVVHRLEEYLGINPDGTFAPTSVSGEIASLGSGESDMDILDEESSVPFEPFKDLCKRRFLWYYDSYLAAVEKGKSEVKDNQSFVRMPFESLGNGMEGKFNYTELEKRLKVIKAALDAETEGWAAEGLQAKAQETTVAVNLQRQFEQVVEHFKRRDLAHSIELEDGNPFVWLVTYFGKPMTNLDGGLFRIRLCFSARFPEEQPRARFETKIFHHRIAADGTPCYFAPQNRREDVRTHLEAIIDALEEESPPYDPRTLVNPEAFKLFWGSADDRKMYNRRLRRSVQQSME, from the exons ATGGACCAATCTGTATTTCGCATCACCAAG GAGCTGAGCGACCTTCAGAAGGACTCTGACCTGT CTCTTGCTGTCGCCTGCCGCGATGTCGATGTTCGCAATGTCAAGGCAATGATCATCGGACCGCACGAGACACCCTACGAGTTCGGCTTCTTCGAG TTTGCTTTCGTCTTCAATAAGGATTATCCTAGGAGGTCACCTCAGGTTCAAGCTACAACCACGAACGACGGTCGCACCCGGTTCAACCCAAATATCTACGCCAATGGCAAAGTCTGCCT ATCGATATTGGG AACATGGCGCGGGGAGCGTGGAGAACAGTGGTCTGCTGCCCAAGGCCTCGAGTCCATTCTATTGTCCATCCAAAGCTTAATGTCCATGAACCCCTACGAAAATGAGCCGGGTTTTGAAGATGCAAAGGAGGCTCAAGACCAGAAGAACCAGAAGGATTACATACAAAAG ATTCGCCACGAGACGATCCGCATCTCTGTCGTCCATCGTCTGGAGGAGTACCTAGGCATCAACCCCGATGGCACATTTGCGCCAACAAGTGTCAGCGGGGAGATCGCTTCACTGGGCTCAGGTGAGAGCGACATGGATATTCTTGACGAGGAATCTAGCGTCCCATTCGAGCCTTTCAAAGACCTTTGCAAGCGACGATTTCTCTGGTATTACGACTCCTACTTGGCTGCCGTCGAGAAGGGCAAGTCAGAGGTTAAGGACAACCAGTCATTCGTCAGAATGCCCTTTGAAAGCCTTGGCAACGGCATGGAGGGTAAGTTTAATTACACGGAGCTGGAGAAGAGACTCAAGGTTATTAAGGCAGCCCTCGACGCCGAGACCGAGGGATGGGCCGCAGAAGGATTGCAAGCTAAGGCCCAGGAAACTACGGTCGCCGTCAACCTGCAGAGGCAGTTTGAGCAGGTTGTGGAGCACTTCAAACGCAGGGATCTGGCGCACAGCATCGAACTCGAAGACGGCAATCCCTTCGTCTGGCTAGTGACATACTTCGGTAAACCCATGACGAACCTGGACGGTGGCCTGTTCCGAATCAGGCTTTGCTTCAGTGCACGGTTTCCCGAGGAGCAACCTCGGGCAAGGTTCGAAACCAAGATCTTTCATCATCGTATTGCCGCGGACGGCACACCCTGCTACTTTGCGCCGCAGAACCGCCGTGAGGATGTCAGGACGCACCTCGAAGCCATCATTGATGCTCTTGAAGAGGAGAGTCCCCCTTATGATCCGCGAACTCTAGTCAACCCCGAGGCGTTCAAGTTGTTCTGGGGCTCAGCCGATGACCGAAAGATGTACAATCGGCGTCTTCGCCGGTCTGTTCAACAGTCAATGGAGTAA
- the amyc gene encoding LIM and Rho-GAP domain-containing protein, whose product MASSDYGGGPVGDREYTHGHPQGHPQGEVAHRREDEHLDITPTISQNGAPTNAHLTRIPGSPALSAADATDLESRRSGEKNRSKPKGSRTASGQVRVCKKCGEPLTGQFVRALDGTFHLDCFKCRDCGQIVASKFFPADDNNGEGQYPLCETDYFRRLGLLCYQCGGALRGSYITALDRKYHVDHFTCSLCPTVFGAQDSYYEHDGHVYCHYHYSTQYAQRCSGCQTAILKQFVEIFRNGQNQHWHPECYMIHKFWNVRLNPPQKALGPVPDDPAGRELVRDEEERMEEKVYRIWSVLSTFEESSAACISDMLLHVSNGAYVDGVMVAKKFIWHVDILFHSADRLDATMERLDMTGLMYGREAKLLCKKIVAFFSLLSKTQDKGARKLGVTQELLTLVTGLAHYLKLLIRICLQGALRIEKERDTADGLDGFLDELNDLEALKTEDNSTTTLQLTSGMARLSASDSDSCTLCKKPIEDECAKSGDKRWHITCVNCSRCQKELGRSLQDARLNLYDSKIFCNNCETYSSDKAPPFERVSKLQQYMFLLQVALARLLEILRMHGALPSAAEARGHNGIDAGDGRPLMDGRQRGFPGGDQSLHHRESSYESALNDVKRLKSTRLDKHLSSSFRKARTSRIMDGPESSSAQPGSGPGSGIDGGPANGRRMRIEEDMGPGDDHDMMLPNQDALTLADIPRIVAAEQAREQRTGPPSRHELLRSPATEPSFGGASSGSGHKRSYSDSKGGDPRAAGEPSPQRVGRRYFSELSALEYFIIRHLAVVTMAPMVEGEFTLVELIGLIETRKTPNFWKNIGKAFQKDGRKKKGVFGVPLEAIIERDGAESTDGVGPGTLRIPAVIDDILSLMRQMDLSVEGVFRKNGNIKKLGELVEKIDKEGNVDLSGNNVVQVAALLKRYLRELPDPLMTQKLYRLWLAAAKISDEDKKRQCLHLICCLMPKCHRDSMEILFCFLKWAGSFHQVDEESGSKMDIKNLATVIAPNVLFDRTATSTLGSDPMYAIEAVEVLIANIEEMCLVPDELVQYISDPAFLDGELTTKEILKRYSERNTGGFGSRQYADVVEIVGRHENPSRPPPRRVESDPTSWQQETSVRTVTENAAYLGPGPTSGGGGGGGGGGSGGNNGGGMVDRTGGPGGAVSPQKRGGPGGGMGPHPLSQSHGDGGGPGGPQQQPIPYGPAPEHVAAAALAGSGGGGPGVGGQGGNAVGVGGGDGAPGGGGGDYNRNGGSTTSGLHNHNGQQQQGGGPRKEWRNSGWGRPNNGVTTGTA is encoded by the exons ATGGCCAGCTCAGACTACGGCGGCGGCCCCGTAGGCGACCGCGAATACACCCATGGACATCCCCAGGGGCACCCACAAGGTGAAGTTGCGCATCGGCGAGAGGACGAGCATCTTGATATCACACCAACGATATCACAAAACGGCGCCCCTACAAATGCCCACTTGACTCGCATTCCAGGATCGCCTGCGCTGAGCGCCGCCGATGCTACAGATCTCGAATCAAGACGCAGTGGGGAGAAGAACCGGTCGAAGCCAAAGGGGTCGAGGACAGCTAGCGGACAAGTGCGAGTGTGCAAGAAATGTGGTGAACCTTTGACGGGCCAGTTTGTTCGCGCACTCGATGGGACCTTTCATTTGGATTGCTTCAAGTGTCGC GACTGCGGTCAAATTGTGGCTTCCAAGTTCTTCCCagccgacgacaacaacggcgaGGGTCAGTATCCGCTCTGCGAGACGGATTACTTTCGCAGGTTAGGCCTGCTGTGTTACCAGTGTGGCGGTGCTCTTCGGGGCTCTTACATCACGGCCCTCGATCGCAAATACCACGTCGACCACTTTACCTGCTCGCTTTGCCCGACTGTCTTTGGCGCTCAGGATAGCTACTACGAGCATGATGGACATGTTTACTGCCATTACCACTATTCGACACAGTACGCCCAACGTTGCAGTGGCTGCCAGACTGCCATCCTCAAGCAGTTTGTCGAGATATTCCGAAACGGTCAAAATCAACACTGGCATCCGGAATGCTACATGATTCACAAGTTCTGGAACGTCAGGTTAAATCCCCCACAGAAAGCTCTCGGGCCGGTGCCAGATGACCCTGCTGGCCGTGAACTAGTTCGGGACGAAGAGGAACgcatggaggagaaggtctACCGTATTTGGAGTGTGCTTTCGACTTTCGAAGAGTCGTCGGCGGCTTGCATATCCGATATGCTTCTCCACGTGAGCAATGGAGCATATGTCGACGGTGTCATGGTAGCTAAAAAGTTCATATGGCACGTTGATATATTGTTCCACTCAGCGGATAGGCTTGACGCTACCATGGAACGGCTAGATATGACAG GCCTAATGTATGGAAGAGAAGCCAAGCTTCTGTGCAAGAAGATCGTAGCATTCTTTTCGCTACTCTCTAAAACACAGGATAAGGGTGCCCGTAAGCTCGGTGTTACCCAAGAACTGTTAACACTCGTTACTGGTTTAGCCCATTACCTGAAGCTCCTTATTCGAATCTGCTTACAAGGGGCATTGCGGATCGAGAAGGAGCGCGACACCGCCGATGGTCTCGATGGGTTTCTGGATGAGCTCAATGATCTTGAGGCGCTAAAGACCGAAGATaactcgacgacgacgctgCAGCTAACGTCCGGCATGGCTCGCCTCTCGGCctcggactcggactcgTGTACCCTCTGCAAAAAGCCCATTGAGGACGAGTGTGCAAAGAGCGGCGACAAGAGGTGGCATATCACGTGTGTCAACTGCTCACGTTGCCAGAAAGAACTCGGCCGGAGTCTACAAGATGCCCGACTCAACCTGTACGATTCCAAGATTTTTTGCAACAACTGCGAAACGTACAGCTCGGATAAGGCACCGCCCTTTGAACGCGTGTCCAAGCTGCAGCAGTATATGTTCCTGCTCCAGGTGGCATTGGCGAGGTTATTGGAGATCCTACGCATGCACGGCGCGCTTCCGTCCGCCGCTGAAGCAAGGGGTCACAATGGAATTGATGCAGGCGATGGCCGTCCGTTAATGGATGGTAGACAGAGAGGTTTCCCCGGGGGCGATCAGTCACTACATCATCGAGAATCGTCCTATGAGAGCGCTCTTAATGATGTCAAGAGGCTGAAGAGCACTCGCTTGGATAAGCACCTCTCCTCAAGCTTTAGGAAAGCCAGGACGTCCCGAATTATGGATGGACCCGAGAGTAGCAGTGCGCAGCCCGGGTCCGGGCCTGGTTCAGGCATCGATGGTGGACCAGCTAATGGCAGGAGAATGCGAATCGAGGAGGATATGGGACCCGGGGACGACCACGATATGATGCTGCCTAATCAGGATGCCCTCACCCTTGCGGACATTCCTCGgattgttgctgctgagcaGGCACGAGAACAACGAACAGGTCCGCCTAGTAGGCATGAGCTGTTGCGTTCTCCGGCCACTGAGCCCTCATTTGGCGGTGCGTCATCAGGCAGTGGACACAAGCGAAGCTATTCCGACAGCAAGGGTGGGGACCCGCGTGCTGCTGGTGAACCATCGCCTCAGCGTGTTGGTAGGAGATACTTCTCCGAACTCTCTGCTTTGGAATATTTCATCATCCGACATCTTGCCGTCGTCACCATGGCTCCAATGGTGGAAGGTGAATTTACCCTGGTAGAACTGATCGGACTTATCGAAACACGGAAAACGCCCAACTTCTGGAAGAATATCGGTAAAGCCTTTCAAAAAGACGgacgaaagaagaagggtgtgTTCGGCGTACCCCTGGAAGCTATTATCGAACGGGATGGAGCTGAGTCCACAGACGGCGTGGGGCCCGGGACGCTTAGGATCCCGGCAGTCATTGACGACATCCTATCTCTCATGAGGCAAATGGACCTTTCGGTTGAAGGCGTCTTCAGAAAGAACGGCAATATCAAGAAGCTGGGTGAGCTTGTTGAGAAGATCGACAAGGAAGGGAACGTGGACCTCAGCGGTAACAACGTCGTTCAGGTGGCTGCCTTGCTAAAACGATACCTCCGAGAGCTGCCCGATCCGCTTATGACCCAGAAGCTTTACCGACTTTGGCTGGCAGCCGCGAAGATCTCggacgaggacaagaagaggcAGTGTCTCCACCTGATATGCTGTCTGATGCCCAAGTGTCACCGCGATTCGATGGAGATACTGTTCTGTTTCCTTAAGTGGGCTGGATCGTTTCACCAGGTCGACGAAGAATCAGGCTCCAAGATGGACATCAAGAATTTGGCAACCGTCATTGCGCCAAACGTGTTGTTTGACAGAACTGCGACGTCCACGTTGGGTAGCGACCCAATGTATGCGATTGAGGCTGTCGAGGTTCTAATAGCAAATATTGAAGAGATGTGTTTG GTTCCCGATGAATTAGTACAATACATCAGCGACCCCGCCTTCCTTGACGGAGAGCTCACCACTAAGGAAATTCTCAAACGGTACTCTGAACGGAATACTGGTGGTTTCGGCTCGCGACAGTACGCCGATGTTGTCGAGATCGTCGGCCGGCACGAGAACCCCAGCCGGCCACCGCCGCGAAGGGTTGAGTCCGACCCGACGTCATGGCAGCAGGAGACTAGCGTCCGGACGGTAACCGAGAACGCGGCGTACCTCGGCCCTGGCCCCactagtggtggtggtggtggtgggggcggtggtggtagtggagGCAACAACGGAGGAGGAATGGTAGATCGGACGGGAGGCCCCGGAGGAGCCGTGTCACCACAAAAGCGTGGGGGACCTGGTGGAGGGATGGGACCACATCCACTCTCACAATCACAtggagacggtggtggtcCTGGTggaccacaacaacagcctaTTCCGTACGGTCCCGCACCTGAACACGTAGCCGCCGCTGCTCTCGCCGGcagcggtggaggaggaccaGGTGTAGGAGGACAGGGTGGAAACGCGGtaggagttggaggaggggatggggccccaggcggcggcggcggtgactATAATCGTAATGGGGGATCGACGACGAGTGGGCTGCATAATCACAatgggcagcagcaacagggaGGAGGGCCGAGGAAGGAATGGCGGAATTCCGGCTGGGGCAGGCCAAACAATGGGGTGACTACTGGCACTGCATGA
- a CDS encoding mitochondrial integral membrane protein, with protein MSTKNWPHNGHGASDPGRDRDDLAVGRSSVDTHHHEPDEHTRLLPNRVDSTSISYLSPDDPAVSPYNLWTVRLVRAITVIFTCLTFIWWVLMLVSVFVTPPGLHARGSPFFAFSYTTIALITLITSLLFFAVPSQPARVVSIVTAALLLVDVVMMLAVEKTRHEELWVGVASVIWATLMAVWAVAADRTVQWGKTEEEERLTGRPETRRTLLEWVQVLLSSIMLTLVSIVVLLTTCTLTLRALDARVAPPGERYWVDEDKYQIHLFCSGPKLDAHGNRTTTVLFEGGEDAVERELWQFADNAVKNGSIARYCFADRPGIAWSDAAPSPLSASMASDVLSQALSRAGEEGPWVLASAGIGSLYSRVFSSRHGQEVRGLLMIDPLHEDLLGRVGAPGRGFRLWLQGVLSPCGLDRIPAAILRHRSARDRIYGGSAYQSGGVIFAKLQESLVANSLTRRDVVSSRTIQYRTTPVVVVTSGVQMRKDSEWESKQRDLTHLTSNLENWDIVDQAPHQVWRTLEGREMIEKRLRRLVGL; from the exons ATGAGCACCAAGAACTGGCCCCACAACGGCCACGGAGCCTCCGACCCCGGCCGGGACCGGGATGACCTCGCCGTTGGCCGGTCCTCCGTCGATACTCACCACCACGAACCCGACGAGCACAcccgcctcctccccaaccGGGTAGACAGCACCAGCATCTCCTACCTCTCACCCGACGACCCAGCTGTTTCCCCCTACAACCTCTGGACGGTTCGGCTCGTGCGCGCCATCACCGTCATCTTCACCTGCCTCACCTTCATCTGGTGGGTGCTGATGCTGGTTTCGGTCTTTGTGACTCCGCCCGGTTTGCACGCGCGCGGATCGCCCTTTTTTGCGTTTAGTTATACTACAATTGCCCTGATCACGCTGATCACCAGCTTGCTGTTCTTTGCGGTGCCGAGTCAACCCGCGAGAGTGGTGAGCATTGTTACGGCGGCGTTGTTGCTTGTGGATGTGGTCATGATGCTGGCGGTGGAGAAGACGAGGCATGAGGAGTTGTGGGTAGGCGTGGCGAGCGTGATATGGGCGACGTTGATGGCTGTTTGGGCGGTGGCGGCTGATCGGACTGTGCAG TGGGGCAAAactgaggaagaagaacggcTCACGGGCCGCCCGGAGACGAGGCGTACACTGCTCGAATGGGTACAGGTGCTTTTGTCTAGCATCATGTTGACGCTCGTGTCGATTGTTGTGCTGCTTACGACTTGCACGCTCACACTCCGTGCTCTAGACGCGAGAGTAGCGCCGCCAGGAGAGCGGTACTGGGTCGACGAGGACAAGTATCAGATCCATCTGTTCTGTTCTGGTCCCAAGTTGGATGCTCATGGAAATAGGACGACTACTGTGCTCTTTgagggcggcgaggatgCGGTTGAGCGTGAGCTCTGGCAGTTTGCCGACAACGCGGTCAAAAACGGTTCCATCGCCAGATATTGCTTTGCTGATCGGCCGGGAATCGCCTGG AGTGACGCAGCCCCTTCACCACTCTCGGCAAGCATGGCTTCTGATGTTTTGAGTCAAGCGTTATCGCGCGCAGGAGAGGAAGGACC TTGGGTGCTTGCCAGCGCTGGCATCGGTTCCCTGTACTCACGGGTCTTCAGCTCGCGGCACGGCCAAGAGGTGCGCGGGCTTCTCATGATCGATCCATTGCACGAAGACCTTCTCGGACGAGTCGGGGCTCCCGGCCGTGGCTTCCGCCTCTGGTTGCAAGGCGTCCTCTCCCCATGCGGTCTTGATCGCATCCCCGCCGCCATCCTCCGACACCGAAGCGCCAGGGACCGCATCTACGGCGGGTCTGCTTACCAGTCCGGAGGAGTGATCTTTGCGAAGCTGCAGGAGAGTCTGGTGGCCAACTCGCTCACCCGACGAGATGTGGTGTCCAGCAGAACCATCCAGTATAGGACCACacccgtggtggtggtgacgtcTGGGGTGCAGATGCGGAAGGACAGCGAGTGGGAGAGCAAG CAACGAGATCTAACCCACCTCACATCGAATTTGGAAAATTGGGACATTGTAGACCAGGCGCCTCATCAAGTCTGGCGGACTTTGGAGGGACGCGAGATGATTGAGAAGAGACTGAGGAGGTTGGTTGGCTTGTAA
- a CDS encoding C-3 sterol dehydrogenase/C-4 decarboxylase has translation MASEKKPELGSVMVIGGCGFLGHHVVRVLLRDYICSVSVIDLRCTRNRRPESDGVQYFEADITDPARLETIFNQVKPQVVIHTASPAAQSNDSVSHALFKKVNVDGTAAIIKACQQTGVTALVYTSSASVMSDNKSDLINADERWPVIRGAQQSEYYSETKAAAEELVLQANRSAAAPSLLTCSIRPSGIMGEGDTMTLYHLIKLYQNGKTSVQVGDNDNLFDFTYVENVAHGHLLAAVALLQTSKLKIAPLDHERVDGEAFIITNDSPVYFWDFCRAVWNAAGSPHGTEHVWVLPRDVGIVLGFLSEVFFGIIRKPPTFNRQRIIYSCMTRYYDISKAKKRLGYKPLVPLDEAVKRSVKWTLEQQKGEKLQ, from the exons ATGGCCTCAGAAAAGAAGCCGGAGCTTGGCTCCGTCATGGTGATTGGCGGCTGTGGCTTCCTCGGTCACCACGTTGTCCGCGTGCTCCTCCGCGACTACATCTGCTCCGTTTCCGTCATCGACCTACGCTGCACGCGGAACCGGCGACCCGAGTCGGATGGCGTCCAATACTTCGAGGCCGACATCACAGACCCCGCCAGGCTCGAAACCATCTTCAACCAGGTCAAGCCCCAGGTCGTCATCCACACCGCGTCGCCTGCCGCCCAGTCCAACGACAGCGTCTCTCATGCGCTGTTCAAGAAGGTCAACGTCGACGGcaccgccgccatcatcaaggcGTGTCAGCAGACGGGCGTTACCGCCCTCGTCTACACCAGTTCCGCCAGTGTGATGAGTGATAACAAGTCCGACCTCATCAATGCGGACGAACGTTGGCCCGTCATCCGTGGAGCCCAGCAGAGCGAGTACTATTCGGAGACAAAG gccgccgccgaagaacTGGTCCTCCAGGCCAACCGTTCCGCTGCCGCCCCTTCCCTGCTCACCTGCTCCATCCGTCCCTCAGGCATCATGGGCGAAGGCGACACCATGACGCTGTACCACCTAATCAAACTGTACCAGAACGGCAAGACCTCGGTTCAAGTCGGCGACAACGATAACCTCTTCGACTTCACCTACGTCGAGAACGTAGCGCACGGTCACTTGTTGGCCGCCGTCGCCCTCCTCCAAACCTCCAAGCTCAAGATCGCCCCACTAGACCATGAGCGCGTCGATGGCGAGGCCTTCATCATTACCAACGACTCGCCCGTGTACTTTTGGGATTTCTGCCGGGCTGTGTGGAACGCTGCGGGATCTCCCCATGGGACTGAGCACGTGTGGGTTTTGCCGCGCGATGTTGGTATTGTGCTGGGCTTTTTGTCGGAAGTCTTCTTTGGGATCATTCGCAAGCCGCCGACGTTTAATAGGCAGCGCATCATTTATAGCTGCATGACGAGGTACTACGATATTTCCAAGGCTAAGAAGCGGTTGGGATATAAGCCGCTGGTGCCATTGGATGAGGCGGTGAAGAGGTCGGTTAAGTGGACGCTGGAGCAGCAGAAGGGGGAGAAGTTGCAATAG